The following is a genomic window from Psychrobacter immobilis.
GCGTGTCGCGTAGTGCTTTTACCGCTGGGATAAGCAAGCTGTTGATTTGACGAGCAGCAGCTACACGAATCGCCGTTGGGAAGCTGTCATTGGTAGACTGTGCATGGTTGACATGGTCATTTGGGTGAATCGGCGCGTAGCTACCGCGCTCAGAACCAGCAATTTCGTTGGCACGGTTGGCTAGTACTTCGTTCATGTTCATGTTTGACTGCGTACCAGAACCCGTCTGCCATACGACTAATGGAAACTGATCCGTTAGACCGCCATTGATGACTTCATCTGCTGCTTGCACGATTAAATCGCGCTTATCGCCTTCGATACGCTCAAGGCTGGCGTTGGTAATCGCAGCGGCTTTTTTAACTAATGCCATTGCTTCAATCATCGGACGTGGCAACGTCTCGCCACCGATTTTAAAGTTCTCACGGCTACGCTGAGTTTGCGCACCCCAATAAGCGTCAGCTGGGACTTCCACGTTGCCCATGGTATCTTTTTCGGTACGAGTTGCCTGATTCTGTGTCGACATAACTACCCTCTTTGATGGTTTGTTGTATAGCTGCTTCGAAAAAAGTGCAACACACGCTGCACATAAAGGAAAATACGCTGTAAAGTGGCGTTATGATAGCATGACTAGGGCGTGTTGAATATTCACAAATAGCCATTGCGGCTGTCTAAAAGTACCAGTCACCATCAATTTAATACATTATTGGATAGTATATCTATGCATCCTGAGTTAAAAAATTCTGAGTCAAAAGAAGCCACAGTTAGCAATCCGCCGAGACGGCAATTTACCCGCCAACGTCGTAAGCTAACGGATGGCGAGCGCAGACAATACGCGCGCATGTCAAGCTTACATTTACGCAAGTTGCAGCAGCGCTTGCCTCCGCGTGCGCGTATTGGCTTATATTACGATGGCTTTGGAGAGCTGCCCACTCAGCCGATATTGGACTGGTGTCAACGCGTAGGCTATTTTCCTTACTTGCCGGTCGTTGGTTCGCTCGGTCTTGATGGTAAAGGAAACATCGATAAACACCTGCGCTTTGTACCTATTTATCAATCAAAGCTGGTCAACATACCGACACGTATTCACAGCTTAGGTATGAAACAAAACCATCATCGCCGGTTGCTATGGGCACAAGAGTTAGACGTCATTATCTGTCCGCTCGTAGCAGTAGATCTCAACGGCAATCGTATGGGCATGGGTGGCGGCTTTTATGATACGACGCTTGGTAACAGCTATCGATCAGGGGCAAAAAAACCGTTAAAGATAGGCTGGTGTTATGATTTCCAAGTGGTCGAACAATTACAGCGGCAACCGTGGGATGTGCCACTAGATGGCTTAATTACCCCAAGCGGCATAAGGTGGTTTTGATGAAAGATGATAAGCAAGCGATGGATACTAACTCTAGCGCTGATAATGTAGATGAGTATTTGCAAACGTTAGGTAACGAGGACGCTAGAGAGTTGCGTTACTATAGTCAAGAGCAACCTTTTAGCTCTGAGGAGATGACACGGCTAGTCAATGAAGAGCGTCTGAATAAACTGCTGGCGCAAAGCGATGAGTTTTTGAATAGTCTGAATGGTGAGATTAAAGATTTTGATAAAAGTACAGATAACTAAGAAATAACCAACTGGTCAATTGAAAAGCCACTATATTAGTAACCTCTTGATATATTACATGATATGGACTATTGTTTATTTTTAAATTATGAAATACAATTACTGTAAATAATTATCATTACAACACTGGTTCAATCTACCATGAATAAAGCAAAAAAAGAGTTCATGTCACCCGCTTCATTACAAGTCTGCTTTTACTTTTGGGTAATTATGTTGTTTCTCACACCAGCTGCTTATATTTATGATTACAATGATTTTGATATTGCCGAGCTGAGAAGTTTTTCTTTTGCGTTAGTTGCATTTTATACCTTTGCATTGACAACTTATATTGAAATAAAACGAATAAGGCAGCCTAATAATATATTTTTTCACCGCTTTATTGCCATAATTTCTCCTATAGTCTTATTAATTTTGCTAGTTTTATTTGGTTTATCAATCATAGACTACAGTAATGGCAATCTAAAACTAGAGCGGATTTATGATCCTGTGATTGAGTTATTTTTTCTATACCTTCTATCTAAAGGGATAAGAGACTTTAAACAAGGCTCACACAATGAAGAGATAACATTGGTTTCTTAAGATTTTTCCTAATTAAATAATTTTTTGAAAACCAAAAAGACGCTTAGAAAAGCGTCTTTTTTTCATTATCTTATAACTTAGGTGTTTTACAACCTTACAACACCATCGCTGCAATCCAACCAAATACCAATAATGGAATGTTGTAATGCAAGAATGTCGGCACCACACTGTCCTTGATATGGTCATGCTGACCGTCGATATTTAGACCAGAAGTGGGTCCAAGAGTCGAATCTGATGCTGGAGAACCTGCATCGCCCAACGCGCCAGCCGTACCAATAATCGCCACGGTTGCCAATGGCGAAAACCCTAACGAGATACATAGCGGCACATAAATCGCGGCCAAAATAGGAATGGTCGAGAATGACGAACCAATACCCATCGTCACAATTAAACCAATTAACAGCATAATAAATGCCGCTATCGCTTTATTACCTGCGAATAATGACGCGGCACCATCAACTAATGGCTGAATCTGCTCAGTTGCTTTCATCACTTCGGCAAAGCCTTGCGCGGTAATCATAATAAAGCCAATCATCGCCATCAGCTTTATACCGTCATTAAAGACTGTATCGGCTTCACTCCATTTAACGACGCCCGTCGCCATAAAGACGCCAAAGCCAAACATTGAGCCAAGCAAAAGTGAGTCGGTATACATCTGCACCACAAATGCCGTCACAATCGCGGCAAGCGCCACCAACGTTTTCATCTTGCTTTGTGTTTGCGCACCAGCCGCGGTTTTGCTTAACGCGTCACCCTCTAACACCTCATCATGCGCAGCTTTATCAATTGCTAGCTGCTGATACTGGCGCGGTTTACGGTAGCTGATAAATACGGCGACGAGCAAGCCTACAAACATACCCAAAGCCGGAATTGCCATGGCTTTGGTAACTGAGATGTTACTGATATCAATGCCTGCTTCACCGACGTTTTTCAGCATGATTTGATTGAGATAAATATCGCCAAAGCCATACGGAATAAACATGTAAGTAGTCACAAGACCAAAAGTCAGTAGACAAGCAATTAAACGTCTATCGATGTGCATGCGATTGAAAGCGAGTAATAATGGCGGTACTAGCAATGGAATAAAGGCAATATGAATAGGAATTAAGTTTTGGCTAAAGCAGCTCATAGTGATTAAACCTGCAAACAGCATGTATTTAATCATGCCACCTGCTTTTATACTTGGGCCGCCCGCATCAATGCGTTTGATCACCGCCCCTGCCAATGACTGTGGCAATCCTGAATGCGCAATCGCCACTGCAAAAGCACCAAGTAGCGCATATGACAGCGCAATTTGTGCGCCATTTCGGATACCTTCTTGAAAGGCATTCAAAGTATCGGTCATTCCCAAACCAGCGATGAGTCCGCCTGCCAGCGCACCGATTAATAAGCTGAGTACCACGTGTACACGCGCCAAAGACAGCCCTAGCATGATGACGACTGCCAGCAGTACCGCATTGATGGTCATATATTGCCTCTTATTCTGTCTGCTATAGCCTGATTAAGACCTATTAATATCTCATGGGCGATGGATATCACCCTCGCCTCTAAACCGCTTGACGCTAAAACCACCGTTTAAGACGCGCGTCAGTTTACCTTATTTTGCACACAAATCCTACGCACAGAACCCAATAGGTGTTAGCTACGACTTCTTACCCATGCTCTGTATACATTGAATTTCAGCTAATATTTAAAATTATGAATAACAATATGACTCGCAGTCTTTAGATAGATATAACTATTTTGCGCAGATAAGCGTGTGACTTTGCCTACAAGCCTTGCAATTTTATCGGTGAGCACCATTTATCTAAACATGAACCACGAACTTGACTTTACAAGTCTGGTGAACGAGGAAGAATATATGAGTGAACATAAAATTGCCCAAGACAATATCGACATCGATGTCGACGTTTCATCTACTATTGCTGATGATCAGGAGCGAGACAACGCGCCTGACGATACGACAGGTGATACAGCTATAACAGCTGATCGCGTTGAAGATAGTGATGATAAAGATAGTGACGACAAGGACAACACTATTGAAAACGATGACGCAAAAGACGATAGTATAAAAGGTGACGGTACAGAAAACTATTTACCACTACTGGCATTGCGCGACGTCGTCGTTTATCCGCACATGCAGATTGCCTTGTTCGTCGGTCGTGAGCCATCGGTAAAGGCCGTTGAATTGGCACAGGCTGAGTATGGTAATAAAGTCTTGGTCGTGGCACAAAAAGACTCGCTGACTGAAGACATCGATCAAGATAACTTGTATCAATACGGTACGGTGTGTCGCATCGTCAGTACCATGCCGCATGACAGTGATGAGAATTGCATCAAAGTATTGATCGAAGGTCAATATCGTGCCCGTGTCGATAATATAGAAAATCACGACACATTATTGATGGCAAGCTTTGAGCGTGCTGACCTTGATGTCAGTATGGATGAGAGCCAGCAGAAAAACACGATTCAAGCATTAACCACATTGTTTGAAAGCTATGCCGATGCGCGTCTGCGTAATGCTCGCGAACTGACTCGTGTGGCAAAACGTATCGATGACTTGCTTGAGCTGGTTTATTTCATCTCGACCCGTGTGTCGATGGATTTAGATATTAAGCAATCATTCTTAGAAAATGATGACCTTAAAACCCATATCAATACTTTAACCGAATATTTGGTTAAGCAGAGTGCTGAACAAAATATCGAGCAAGATATCCAAGAAGCCGTCCGTCAGCAAATGGAAGACAATCAGCGCGAATACTTCTTAAACGAGAAGATGAAAGCCATTAAAAATGAGCTGTCAGATATGAATGATGGTGCGTTCGATGGCGAAGATGATGTGGCTGAGCTAGAGCAGCGTCTAGAAGATGCCGACTTGCCAGAAGATGTGCGCAAAAAAGCGGATCAAGAGCTGAAAAAGCTCAAAATGATGCCACCTGCCTCGAGTGAATCGTCAGTGGTGCGCAACTATATTGAATGGATTTTGGACACACCGTGGAATGCCACAACCAAGGTTTCCATCAATTTAGAAAAAGCAAAAACGGTATTGGACGAAGATCATTACGGCTTGCAAGATGTGAAAGATCGCATCTTAGAATACCTCGCCGTACAATCACGTGTGAAAAAACTCCGCGGTCCGATTCTTTGTTTAGTCGGTCCTCCAGGTGTTGGTAAAACCTCGTTGGGTGAGTCGATTGCCCGTGCGACTGGTCGTAAATTTGTACGTATGGCGCTTGGCGGCGTGCGTGATGAAGCGGAAATCCGTGGTCATCGCCGTACTTATATCGGCGCGATGCCGGGTAAAATTGTTCAATCGCTGGCCAAAGTTGAAGTTAAAAACCCGCTGTTTTTGTTAGATGAAATCGATAAAATGGCGCAAGACTTCCGCGGTGATCCAGCCTCAGCATTGCTTGAAGTGTTAGATCCCTCACAGAACGATACTTTTAACGACCATTATTTAGATATGGATTTAGATTTATCGCAAGTGATGTTTATCTGTACTGCCAACAGCATGGATATCCCGCCTGCCCTGCTTGACCGGATGGAAGTCATTCGTCTACCGGGTTATACCGAAGAAGAAAAGGTCAACATCGCGCAGAAATACTTGGTGCCAAAAGCCATTAAGAATAACGGTCTCAAAGAAGGCGAAATTGAGATTGTTGAAGCGGCATTACATAGCATCGTGCGTAGCTATACGCGTGAAGCTGGTGTGCGTAACCTTGAGCGTGAAGTCAATAAAATCTGCCGTAAAGTCGTTCGCGGTTCGGTTGAAACCCATGGCGCACGTGCTCCGAAGAAAGCAGAACGTCAGCTAATTGTGGTCGATGACAAAAACATCGATGACTATCTAGGCGTCCATCAGTACGACTACGGTCTAGCAGAAGAGGAGCCTGAGATTGGTCGTATTACGGGTCTTGCTTGGACACAAGTTGGTGGTGAGTTATTAACTATCGAAGCCGTCGCGATGAAAGGTAAAGGCGAGCTCAGCTTTACGGGTTCACTCGGCGATGTGATGAAAGAGTCGATTCGCGCTGCCATGAGCGTGGTACGTGCTCGCGGTGATAGCTTAGGTATCGATTATGAGACCTTTAAAACCACGGATGTCCACGTGCATATGCCAGAAGGTGCGACCCCGAAAGACGGTCCCTCTGCTGGTGGTGCGCTAACGACAGCGCTGGTCTCTGCCTTAACGGGCATTGCCATTCGCCCAGATATCGCCATGACAGGTGAGATAACCTTACGTGGTAAAATCCTGCGTATCGGCGGTCTCAAAGAGAAGTTACTAGCTGCTCATCGAGGCGGTATCAAGCATGTGTTGATTCCAGCGACTAATGAGCGTGACTTGGCCGATATCCCTGATAACGTTAAAGCGGGCCTGACCATTCAGCCAGTGGCAACGATTGATGAGATATTAAAAGTTGCCTTGGTCAGTATGCCAGTTCCGCTTAAGCCTGCGAAAGTAACGGTCGATAAAACTGCAGGGAAAGCACTGCATAACTAATCTGATTAGTTACTAATCCAGTCTTATAAATCAAAAAGCCGCTCATCATAACGATGGGCGGCTTTTTTTGGCAAAAATAAAAAAACAATCTGGTTAAAACTCTGTGCTATATTTTAAACAAATGTTTATTTGGTAATAGCTATAATGTTAAACCACCTGATTTTAAACCGCTTAACTCTATCCTTATTGCTTGTTGTTTTGTTTCCAGCAGTATTAGCAGGCTGTCAGTCCAATATTGCAAAAGATAACTCTATACCTACTAACTCAATGGTGACTGGCTCTAGCACTTCTACCCTAGTATCATATCAGCCCATCATAAAAACTGAAAAGCTGGAAGAAAAAATTGTAGTGGTAGCTAACGAAACAGCCACTGAAGCAAATACCCTTCAATGGGCAAGTAATTATGAGTGGAAGTTAATACAAGTAAAAGATCAGCAAAGTAACTTTATTAATATAAGTAATGATACACCGATTACTTTAGCAGTAGCGCCCAGTT
Proteins encoded in this region:
- a CDS encoding 5-formyltetrahydrofolate cyclo-ligase; translation: MHPELKNSESKEATVSNPPRRQFTRQRRKLTDGERRQYARMSSLHLRKLQQRLPPRARIGLYYDGFGELPTQPILDWCQRVGYFPYLPVVGSLGLDGKGNIDKHLRFVPIYQSKLVNIPTRIHSLGMKQNHHRRLLWAQELDVIICPLVAVDLNGNRMGMGGGFYDTTLGNSYRSGAKKPLKIGWCYDFQVVEQLQRQPWDVPLDGLITPSGIRWF
- a CDS encoding Na+/H+ antiporter family protein, which gives rise to MTINAVLLAVVIMLGLSLARVHVVLSLLIGALAGGLIAGLGMTDTLNAFQEGIRNGAQIALSYALLGAFAVAIAHSGLPQSLAGAVIKRIDAGGPSIKAGGMIKYMLFAGLITMSCFSQNLIPIHIAFIPLLVPPLLLAFNRMHIDRRLIACLLTFGLVTTYMFIPYGFGDIYLNQIMLKNVGEAGIDISNISVTKAMAIPALGMFVGLLVAVFISYRKPRQYQQLAIDKAAHDEVLEGDALSKTAAGAQTQSKMKTLVALAAIVTAFVVQMYTDSLLLGSMFGFGVFMATGVVKWSEADTVFNDGIKLMAMIGFIMITAQGFAEVMKATEQIQPLVDGAASLFAGNKAIAAFIMLLIGLIVTMGIGSSFSTIPILAAIYVPLCISLGFSPLATVAIIGTAGALGDAGSPASDSTLGPTSGLNIDGQHDHIKDSVVPTFLHYNIPLLVFGWIAAMVL
- the lon gene encoding endopeptidase La, translated to MKGDGTENYLPLLALRDVVVYPHMQIALFVGREPSVKAVELAQAEYGNKVLVVAQKDSLTEDIDQDNLYQYGTVCRIVSTMPHDSDENCIKVLIEGQYRARVDNIENHDTLLMASFERADLDVSMDESQQKNTIQALTTLFESYADARLRNARELTRVAKRIDDLLELVYFISTRVSMDLDIKQSFLENDDLKTHINTLTEYLVKQSAEQNIEQDIQEAVRQQMEDNQREYFLNEKMKAIKNELSDMNDGAFDGEDDVAELEQRLEDADLPEDVRKKADQELKKLKMMPPASSESSVVRNYIEWILDTPWNATTKVSINLEKAKTVLDEDHYGLQDVKDRILEYLAVQSRVKKLRGPILCLVGPPGVGKTSLGESIARATGRKFVRMALGGVRDEAEIRGHRRTYIGAMPGKIVQSLAKVEVKNPLFLLDEIDKMAQDFRGDPASALLEVLDPSQNDTFNDHYLDMDLDLSQVMFICTANSMDIPPALLDRMEVIRLPGYTEEEKVNIAQKYLVPKAIKNNGLKEGEIEIVEAALHSIVRSYTREAGVRNLEREVNKICRKVVRGSVETHGARAPKKAERQLIVVDDKNIDDYLGVHQYDYGLAEEEPEIGRITGLAWTQVGGELLTIEAVAMKGKGELSFTGSLGDVMKESIRAAMSVVRARGDSLGIDYETFKTTDVHVHMPEGATPKDGPSAGGALTTALVSALTGIAIRPDIAMTGEITLRGKILRIGGLKEKLLAAHRGGIKHVLIPATNERDLADIPDNVKAGLTIQPVATIDEILKVALVSMPVPLKPAKVTVDKTAGKALHN